A single window of Vitreimonas flagellata DNA harbors:
- a CDS encoding AbgT family transporter has translation MAEATQERQKGILGLIERAGNKLPDPVFIFFWLIGILIAGSAIAAAFGYSAQHPTQLDESGQPVTITAASMLSPENIRRLWVEMPATFTHFHPLGYVLVVMLGAGVAERSGLFASAMRAGVKDAPKFLLTPAVAFVGMMGNLAADAAYVVLIPLAGVLYAAAGRHPIAGIAAAFAGVSGGFSANLLPGQLDALLFGITETAAEQLAPGWDANIAGNWFFIAAMLFVFLPVIWFVTDVIIEPRLKRYATPDGEAMQNLGDANAPLNADEKKGLGRAGLAALLVVALWAAFVFMPGTPLIDEEAAIPEARLTPFYQSLVAGFFVLFLAAGWAYGAAVGTVKNHRDAVKMMAGAMGDLSYYLVLAFAAAHFVAMFNWSNLGLIFAVQGAAAIEHSGLPLPALLVLIVAFTALINLFVGSASAKWALMAPVLVPMMMLLGVSPEMTTAAYRVGDGATNIITPLMVYFPLVLTFCQRWRTDFGLGSLTATMLPYSMWILIVGVGLTFAWVYVDLPLGPGAVVDYTLPPAPAQ, from the coding sequence ATGGCGGAAGCGACGCAGGAGCGACAGAAGGGCATTCTTGGCCTGATCGAACGCGCGGGCAACAAACTGCCCGATCCGGTTTTCATCTTCTTCTGGCTGATCGGTATTTTGATCGCCGGCTCGGCGATCGCGGCCGCCTTTGGCTATTCCGCACAACACCCCACGCAATTGGATGAGAGCGGCCAGCCCGTCACCATCACCGCCGCCAGCATGCTTTCGCCGGAGAACATTCGCCGCCTTTGGGTGGAGATGCCGGCGACGTTCACGCACTTCCACCCGCTGGGCTATGTGCTGGTGGTGATGCTGGGCGCAGGCGTTGCCGAACGCTCGGGGCTGTTCGCGAGCGCGATGCGCGCGGGCGTGAAGGATGCGCCCAAATTTTTGCTGACGCCGGCGGTCGCATTTGTCGGGATGATGGGCAACCTCGCCGCGGACGCCGCTTACGTTGTGCTGATCCCGCTGGCGGGGGTGCTCTACGCTGCGGCCGGGCGCCATCCGATCGCCGGCATTGCAGCGGCATTCGCGGGCGTTTCGGGCGGCTTCTCCGCGAACTTGTTGCCCGGCCAGCTCGACGCGCTGCTGTTCGGCATTACGGAAACCGCCGCCGAACAATTGGCGCCCGGTTGGGACGCCAATATCGCTGGCAATTGGTTCTTCATTGCCGCGATGCTGTTCGTGTTCTTGCCGGTGATCTGGTTCGTAACGGACGTGATCATCGAGCCGCGCCTGAAGCGCTACGCAACGCCGGACGGCGAAGCGATGCAGAATCTGGGCGACGCAAATGCGCCGCTGAATGCTGACGAAAAGAAGGGCCTTGGTCGCGCTGGTCTTGCGGCGTTGCTCGTGGTGGCGCTCTGGGCCGCGTTCGTATTCATGCCGGGCACGCCGCTGATCGATGAAGAAGCGGCAATCCCCGAAGCGCGGCTAACGCCCTTCTACCAATCACTCGTGGCGGGCTTCTTCGTGCTCTTCCTGGCGGCGGGCTGGGCTTATGGCGCCGCCGTCGGGACGGTGAAAAACCATCGCGACGCGGTGAAGATGATGGCGGGCGCCATGGGCGACCTTTCCTATTATCTCGTACTCGCGTTCGCGGCCGCGCACTTCGTGGCCATGTTCAATTGGTCCAACCTCGGCCTCATCTTTGCGGTGCAAGGTGCGGCGGCGATTGAGCATTCAGGCTTGCCGTTGCCGGCGTTGCTGGTGCTGATCGTGGCGTTCACGGCGCTGATCAATTTGTTCGTCGGTTCGGCCAGCGCGAAATGGGCGCTGATGGCGCCGGTGCTGGTGCCGATGATGATGCTGCTGGGCGTCAGCCCAGAAATGACCACCGCCGCCTATCGCGTCGGCGACGGGGCCACCAACATCATCACCCCGCTCATGGTCTATTTCCCGCTCGTGCTGACGTTCTGCCAGCGTTGGCGGACCGATTTCGGCCTCGGCAGCCTGACGGCGACCATGCTGCCGTATTCGATGTGGATACTGATCGTCGGCGTGGGCCTCACCTTCGCTTGGGTATATGTTGACCTGCCGCTGGGGCCAGGCGCCGTCGTCGACTATACGCTCCCGCCCGCACCGGCGCAGTAA
- a CDS encoding amidase, with amino-acid sequence MRKLLAVCVALVLTACTPPAPSYNVEERSISELRADLDSGAVTSEQLVQAYLDRMAAIDDAGPTLNSVITLNPQALEQARALDAERAAGRVRGPLHGIPILLKDNIESADPMPTTAGSLALANNITNRDAPLVARLRAAGAIILGKTNLSEWANIRSSASVSGWSAVGGLTRNPYALDRNTCGSSSGSGAAIAASLAAIAVGTETDGSIVCPSSVNGLVGIKPTVGLVSRTHIVPISHTQDTAGPMGRSVADVAILLTAMAGTDPNDAATAAADNLRQDYSAALDANALRGRRLGVMRFAAGFHAGVDRRFEAALSELRAAGAEIVEIEAAPEGWDSIGQDEFTVLLAELRSDLDAYLATTPDSVVTRTLADVIAFNANTPAETVFFGQDLFEAAQASGGLANADYQAARRRAVAAASSAIDAMLGSNRVDALIAPTTGPAWTNDVVNGDHYVGGGASMLPAVAGYPHVTVPMGLVDGLPVGLSFVGAAWTEAQLLSYAYAYEQSAQPRMPPRYLPTLNQDERVAPALAGHGTSPP; translated from the coding sequence ATGCGTAAGCTGCTGGCGGTCTGCGTCGCCTTGGTTCTGACAGCGTGTACGCCGCCCGCGCCCAGCTACAATGTCGAAGAGCGCTCTATCTCGGAATTGCGCGCTGATTTGGACTCCGGCGCCGTCACGAGCGAGCAACTCGTGCAAGCCTATCTCGACCGCATGGCCGCGATTGATGATGCAGGCCCCACACTCAACAGCGTGATCACGCTCAACCCGCAGGCGCTTGAGCAAGCCCGCGCGCTCGATGCAGAGCGCGCCGCCGGCCGTGTCCGCGGGCCCCTGCACGGCATCCCGATCCTGCTGAAGGACAACATCGAAAGCGCCGATCCGATGCCGACAACGGCTGGCTCCTTGGCGCTGGCGAACAACATCACCAACCGCGACGCGCCGCTCGTGGCGCGGTTGCGCGCGGCTGGCGCAATTATTCTCGGCAAAACCAATTTGTCGGAATGGGCGAACATTCGCTCCTCCGCATCCGTCAGCGGCTGGAGCGCCGTCGGCGGCCTGACGCGCAATCCCTACGCGCTCGATCGCAACACCTGCGGTTCATCTTCAGGCTCTGGCGCGGCAATCGCGGCGAGCCTCGCCGCCATCGCCGTCGGCACCGAGACGGACGGTTCGATCGTTTGCCCCTCGTCCGTGAACGGACTTGTCGGCATCAAGCCGACCGTGGGCCTGGTTTCGCGCACCCATATCGTCCCGATCAGCCACACGCAGGACACAGCGGGCCCGATGGGCCGTTCCGTCGCCGACGTCGCGATCCTCCTCACCGCCATGGCGGGCACGGATCCGAATGACGCTGCGACCGCCGCGGCCGACAATCTACGCCAAGATTACAGCGCCGCACTCGACGCCAACGCACTCCGCGGACGGCGTCTGGGTGTGATGCGCTTTGCCGCTGGCTTCCACGCCGGCGTGGATCGCCGCTTTGAAGCAGCACTTAGCGAACTTCGCGCAGCTGGCGCCGAGATCGTCGAGATCGAAGCCGCGCCAGAGGGCTGGGACAGCATCGGCCAAGATGAGTTCACAGTACTTTTGGCCGAGCTTCGCTCAGACTTGGACGCTTATCTGGCGACAACGCCGGACAGCGTCGTTACCCGCACACTCGCCGATGTGATTGCGTTCAACGCCAACACGCCGGCGGAAACGGTGTTCTTCGGCCAGGACTTGTTCGAAGCGGCGCAGGCAAGCGGCGGGTTGGCCAATGCCGATTATCAGGCGGCGCGACGGCGCGCGGTCGCAGCGGCTTCCTCCGCTATCGATGCGATGCTGGGGAGCAATCGCGTCGATGCGCTAATCGCGCCAACAACCGGGCCCGCCTGGACCAACGATGTCGTCAATGGCGACCATTATGTCGGCGGCGGCGCAAGCATGCTTCCCGCTGTAGCCGGCTATCCGCACGTTACCGTACCGATGGGCCTGGTCGATGGCTTGCCCGTCGGGCTCTCCTTTGTCGGCGCCGCCTGGACGGAAGCGCAATTACTTTCCTACGCCTACGCCTACGAGCAGAGCGCTCAGCCACGCATGCCACCGCGCTATTTGCCGACGCTCAACCAAGACGAACGCGTGGCGCCCGCTCTGGCGGGACACGGAACTAGCCCGCCTTAA
- the aroC gene encoding chorismate synthase, which translates to MSHNTFGHLFRVTTWGESHGPALGCVVDGCPPGLPLSVADIQYWLNRRKPGTSRFVTQRREADEVKILSGVFEDDRTEGPVTTGAPISLLIENTDQRSKDYGDIRDTYRPGHADYVYDAKYGVRDYRGGGRSSARETAARVAAGAVARRILGDEITIRAALVQIGKVKIDRARWDWNEIENNPFWSPDAAAAKEWEALLDETRKDGNSVGAVLEVEATGVPAGWGAPIYGKIDAEIAGAMMSINAVKGVEIGAGFEAAELTGVENADEMRAGNDGKPLFLSNHAGGVLGGISTGQPIVARIAIKPTSSILTPRRSITKDGANTEVMTKGRHDPCVGIRAAPVAEAMLACVLADAKLRHRGQTGR; encoded by the coding sequence ATGTCCCACAACACGTTCGGCCACCTTTTCCGCGTCACCACCTGGGGCGAAAGCCATGGGCCGGCGTTGGGCTGCGTGGTCGATGGCTGCCCGCCCGGTCTGCCTTTGTCGGTCGCCGATATTCAGTATTGGCTGAACCGGCGTAAGCCCGGTACGAGCCGCTTCGTCACGCAGCGGCGTGAAGCGGACGAAGTGAAGATCCTCTCCGGCGTGTTTGAGGATGATCGCACCGAAGGCCCGGTGACGACCGGCGCGCCGATTTCGCTACTGATCGAAAACACCGATCAACGCAGCAAGGATTACGGCGATATCCGCGACACGTATCGGCCCGGCCACGCGGACTATGTGTACGACGCGAAGTACGGCGTGCGCGATTATCGCGGCGGCGGGCGATCGTCCGCGCGTGAGACGGCGGCGCGTGTTGCTGCTGGCGCAGTGGCGCGGCGGATACTGGGCGACGAGATCACCATCCGCGCAGCCCTCGTGCAGATCGGCAAAGTGAAGATTGATCGCGCGCGCTGGGATTGGAATGAGATTGAAAACAACCCGTTCTGGTCGCCCGATGCAGCGGCTGCGAAAGAATGGGAAGCCCTGCTCGACGAGACGCGCAAGGACGGCAATTCCGTTGGCGCCGTTCTCGAGGTCGAAGCGACAGGCGTGCCGGCCGGTTGGGGTGCGCCGATCTACGGCAAGATCGACGCCGAGATCGCGGGCGCAATGATGAGCATCAACGCCGTCAAAGGCGTTGAGATCGGCGCGGGGTTCGAAGCGGCTGAACTGACCGGCGTCGAGAACGCCGACGAGATGCGCGCCGGCAATGACGGCAAGCCGCTGTTCTTGTCGAACCACGCCGGCGGCGTGCTGGGCGGCATCTCGACGGGCCAGCCGATCGTGGCGCGGATCGCGATCAAGCCCACCTCCTCCATCCTCACGCCGCGGCGTTCGATCACGAAGGATGGCGCGAACACCGAGGTGATGACCAAGGGCCGTCACGATCCGTGCGTGGGCATTCGTGCAGCGCCCGTGGCGGAGGCGATGCTCGCCTGCGTGCTGGCAGACGCAAAGTTGCGCCATCGCGGGCAGACTGGGCGATAA
- a CDS encoding DUF4180 domain-containing protein has product MIVYSLHGERVAEISHRGAALESERDATDLITEALSSDARLVAIPAERLSSDFFQLSTRKAGHFIQKFVNYRLRVAILGDISGHVEASQPLADFVRESNRGRDVWFVRDSAELGTRLAPAK; this is encoded by the coding sequence ATGATCGTCTATTCTCTGCACGGCGAACGGGTCGCCGAGATCAGCCATCGTGGCGCAGCGCTTGAAAGCGAGCGCGACGCGACGGATCTGATCACCGAAGCTTTGAGTTCGGATGCGCGCCTGGTCGCCATTCCGGCGGAGCGGTTGAGTTCAGATTTCTTCCAGCTCAGCACGCGCAAGGCCGGCCACTTCATCCAGAAGTTCGTTAACTATCGGCTGCGCGTCGCGATCCTTGGCGACATTTCGGGGCACGTGGAAGCATCGCAGCCGCTGGCTGATTTCGTGCGCGAATCTAATCGCGGGCGAGATGTCTGGTTTGTGCGCGACAGCGCCGAATTGGGCACGCGGCTGGCGCCGGCGAAGTGA
- the pdxH gene encoding pyridoxamine 5'-phosphate oxidase: MSNDLIPPSPKYDPAAQPPPDDATLFAESEPFELFARWFKEAKDKEPNDPNGMALATADASGFPDVRMVLLKDFDNRGFAFYSNAESAKGRQLEVNPRAAVVFHWKSLRRQVRVRGLIERVSAEESDAYFQSRDRGARLGAWASQQSRPLKDRLALEKRIAEFAAKYGLGDVPRPEYWGGYRLVPLAIEFWRDRPFRLHDRLVFTRDGANSSWSKSRLYP, translated from the coding sequence TTGTCCAACGATCTGATCCCGCCGTCGCCGAAATACGATCCCGCCGCCCAGCCGCCGCCGGACGACGCGACCTTGTTTGCGGAGAGCGAGCCGTTTGAACTGTTTGCGCGGTGGTTCAAGGAGGCCAAGGACAAGGAGCCCAACGATCCGAACGGCATGGCGCTCGCCACCGCGGATGCTTCTGGCTTTCCCGACGTGCGCATGGTGCTCCTGAAGGATTTCGACAATCGCGGTTTCGCCTTCTACTCGAACGCCGAAAGCGCCAAGGGCCGCCAGCTTGAAGTCAATCCACGCGCGGCCGTGGTGTTTCACTGGAAGAGCCTGCGCCGCCAGGTGCGCGTGCGCGGTCTGATCGAGCGCGTGTCAGCGGAAGAATCCGACGCGTATTTCCAAAGCCGCGATCGCGGCGCGCGACTGGGCGCGTGGGCGAGCCAACAATCGCGCCCGCTCAAAGATCGTCTCGCGCTCGAAAAGCGCATCGCTGAGTTTGCCGCTAAATACGGCTTGGGCGATGTGCCGCGTCCGGAATATTGGGGCGGCTACCGGCTCGTTCCGCTCGCGATCGAATTCTGGCGCGACCGGCCGTTCCGTTTGCACGACCGGCTCGTCTTCACGCGCGACGGCGCCAATAGCTCTTGGTCCAAATCTCGCCTCTACCCTTAA